The following nucleotide sequence is from Hevea brasiliensis isolate MT/VB/25A 57/8 chromosome 7, ASM3005281v1, whole genome shotgun sequence.
GTGGCGGTTTGACATGGAGGCTTTGCCTGCAGATCTTATTCGCAGGTAAATTATAATGCATTTTTCAATGCCTCAAACCTACTGTTGTCTTTTCTTAGaagaattagaagaagaaaaaaagggaGGCTCTTAGATGCCTTGCCTTGCTTAGTTTCTGACAGCAGAATTACCTTTTAAACATGTCCTACCTTCATATCCTTAATGGCCTTCTTGTAGAACAACCTTACAAATGGTAATTCTGATGAAAATTTCAGGGGCATGGCAGTAGAGGATCCTTCAATGCCCTGTGGTGTGAGACTTGTGATTGAGGACTACCCTTATGCTTCAGACGGCCTCCTCATCTGGTCAGCCATCAAAGAATGGGTAGAATCTTATGTCAATCACTTCTACTCTGAACCTAATTCTGTCACATCTGACATTGAGCTCCAAGCCTGGTGGGATGAAATCAAGAACAAAGGCCATTATGACAAAAGGAATGAACCATGGTGGCCTAAACTCAATACCAAAGAGGACTTATCTGGCATACTAACTATAATGATCTGGATTGCATCAGGTCAACACGCAGCCATAAATTTTGGGCAGTATCCTTTTGGTGGGTATGTGCCTAATCGGCCTACTCTAATGAGAAAACTCATCCCCCAAGAGGACGAGCCTGATTATGAGAAGTTTATGCTGAACCCCCAGCATACTTTTCTCTCATCTTTGCCAACTCAACTTCAAGCCACCAAAGTGATGGCCGTGCAAGACACACTGTCGACTCATTCCCCAGATGAAGAGTACTTGGGTCAGGTGAACCAGCTACATAGCCATTGGATAAATGATCATGAAATACTAGAAATGTTCAATAGATTCTCGGCTCAATTAGAGGAGATGGAGCGGACAATAAATATGAGAAACAAGGATATCAGTCTTAAAAACAGAACTGGTGCAGGAATTCCCCCATATGAATTGCTCCTTCCCTCTTCAGGTCCAGGGGTTACCGGTCGTGGAATTCCCAACAGCATTTCTATCTAATGGATTGAAACTGGTTTGAAGTCGGTATGAACAGCAAGATCTTGGCTACTATGGTTGGTTTATGTAGTTAGTGTATAGCATGTTCTTAGTGGGTGGGTTTCTTTTCTTAAGAGTGCAATTAAGCGTTCTTAAAATTTAGAATTGAAGCAATTTCTGTAGGGGTATATATTGTGTCAACTCTCAAGTACTTACTGCTTTGTAACAAACTGAGATGAATAAAATTTAGATGTGATTCATTCTTGTGGAAAACAAACTAATCTTTGAAGCTAATAATATTCGGAGTTTTGTTGGCATTTTTACTAAAAAATTATGGAAACAGCTGAAGTATAGACACCCATTATAAACATTTTACTATAATATTCTAATTTATAAAATTCTAATGGATTTGAGGTGATATCCATCAAAATTAAATGAGGAGTGAGGAACTTATAACTTAGAGGTAGCGCTTGATAGTGCAAGTTTTATTAACTCCTTCCTGAGCACCTTACCCGCGACATTCTTTGGTAATGAATCAATGAACGCTACTCGTCTTATTCTCTTGTAGGGTGCAACCTAAAACCAAATTTTTTTAAGGTCTGTGAGATAGAACTGGTTCTAATTCTTTCAAGGAAGAAACAGAAATGGCAAGTACCTGTCGAGCTATAAAATCCTTGATTAGTGATTCGTCAATGGTGCTTCCAATTTTTCGTACCACAAAGGCCATGGGTACATGCCCTGCTTCCTCGTCAGGATACCTGCTAATTTATTTCTGATTAGATTTCACTGTGAACCATTTAAACAACAAATCTGACACTAAAAAGCTTTTAAAGTAACCAAAACAACACAAATATGTATCAGGAAGCAGTTCATGGAATCATAAAAATGGAATTACATACGGAATTACAGCTGTCTCAATAATATCTGAATGGGATTGAAGCAGGTGCTCGAGTTCTGCTGGAGCAACCTATAGATAATGCAACCCAAAATCATGAAACATGCAAAACAAATGAgtaatcattcaaaacaataataattaataacAATGAGACTAACATCTCAGTGGCATAGGGATCCAACCTGGTAGCCTTTGTATTTGATTAGTTCCTTAATACGATCCACAAAAAACAGGAAGCCTTCACTGTCAATGTAACAAAGGTCTCCAGTTCTCAACCATCCTTCAGAATCCAAAGTTGCAGCTGTTGCTTCTTCATCACCAACATAACCTACACGAAAGTGTAGACATTCAtggaaatcaaataaatataacataagaaaaatttaaacCTCCTATgtagagcaagatgtcatggGGAAAGAGATACATATATAAAGTTACCCTTCATGATGGATGGTCCTCTAAGCCAAAGCTCACCAGCACAGCCAGGTGGGAGAGAAATGCCAGTTTCAGGATCAACAATCTTTGCTTCGCAATTAGACATAAGCTTTCCTGAGGCTCCCATCACTTGGCCTTCTTTAGGGCCCATTGTTCCAAAGACTCGAGCTGTGGATTCAGTCAGTCCATACGCCTTCATATTCATGGTTAGTAGCATCATCATAATTTTTCTACCTATTGGATTGGAAAATAAGTGGAAATCCAAGTTTCGTGCTCAACTAACCTGACCCAATATCACGTTTGGAAACCGTTGCTGGAACAGCTCAACCACGCTCTTCCTAAGCGGAGCGCCACCGCAACCCACAACTTCAAGGGAGCTCAAATCATAGCCATCTATCAACCCAGGACCCTTAGTCATCAGCACCACCACCGGTGGAGCCAGTGCCATGTGAGTGATCCTAAACTCTTGAATCGCTGTCAACATTGTCTTCATATCAAATCTCCCCATCGACACCACCGTCTCCCCCATAGCCAACGCCCTCGCGAAGTAAGTTAACCCATAAACATGGAAGTATGGCATCGGACAAAAGCAAACTGCAGGTGTCATCCTTGCAGCGCGAAGCGCGTGACCTGCAGCGACGACGAATGTGAAATTCCGATGAGTCAACACCACTCCTTTGACTAGCCCAGTAGTCCCCGAGGAGTAGAGAATCGCCGCAGGATCCGATTGGTAAACGTTCACTCCTTCCAATTCTCCACAGTGAGCTGGACTCCCCATCATCAGCGATTCAAACTCGGGTGAGTCGAGGATGATTGTTCTGAGATTAGGAATTTTATGAACAGCATCCGACGTGACAAAGGCGATTACAGGTTTGGAGAGCCGAATTTGGTGAAGAATCTCATTTTTCAAACTAGCTGGATTTCCAGGAGAGACAATGACTCCGAGGGAGAATAGAGAGAAACATAGAATCGGAATATGGACAGAATTAGGAGAAAGAACGAAGGCAGTATCTCCTTTTCTGAGGCGAAGATGGTGGTGAAGAGAGAAGGATAAGTTTTTCGTACGAAGGAAGAATTCGGGGAAAGAAATGCGGCGGCGAGTGACGGCGTCGACGAGAGCGGTGGAAGTTGGAGGTGGAGGGAAGGAGTGAAGGAGAGAGAAGGCGAAATCTGCGACGGAAATGGGAGAGGAAAGTAGAGGAAGTGGAGCATGGGGTCTGAGGCTGTGGAAGATGCTAGTTTTTGAGCAGAAGCCGCTTTTGGTGTCGATCGACGACGGTTCGCCTTTCTCGGGCATTTTGGCGCCTATGGGAACGTTACTGTGTTAGGACGTTGGTAGAAGTTAGAGGATGAGGTCTCCTCCAATTGCAATAGATTCTGGACGTTAAAGTATCCCACGTAACCTCTGACAAAAGAGCCAGTTAGGCTGAGTTAGTTATATTAATTGGGCGTCCATACTTATTCATGTA
It contains:
- the LOC110640468 gene encoding 4-coumarate--CoA ligase-like 9, which gives rise to MPEKGEPSSIDTKSGFCSKTSIFHSLRPHAPLPLLSSPISVADFAFSLLHSFPPPPTSTALVDAVTRRRISFPEFFLRTKNLSFSLHHHLRLRKGDTAFVLSPNSVHIPILCFSLFSLGVIVSPGNPASLKNEILHQIRLSKPVIAFVTSDAVHKIPNLRTIILDSPEFESLMMGSPAHCGELEGVNVYQSDPAAILYSSGTTGLVKGVVLTHRNFTFVVAAGHALRAARMTPAVCFCPMPYFHVYGLTYFARALAMGETVVSMGRFDMKTMLTAIQEFRITHMALAPPVVVLMTKGPGLIDGYDLSSLEVVGCGGAPLRKSVVELFQQRFPNVILGQAYGLTESTARVFGTMGPKEGQVMGASGKLMSNCEAKIVDPETGISLPPGCAGELWLRGPSIMKGYVGDEEATAATLDSEGWLRTGDLCYIDSEGFLFFVDRIKELIKYKGYQVAPAELEHLLQSHSDIIETAVIPYPDEEAGHVPMAFVVRKIGSTIDESLIKDFIARQVAPYKRIRRVAFIDSLPKNVAGKVLRKELIKLALSSATSKL